In a single window of the Penaeus monodon isolate SGIC_2016 chromosome 3, NSTDA_Pmon_1, whole genome shotgun sequence genome:
- the LOC119592875 gene encoding histone H3.3A-like produces the protein MARTKQTARKSTGGKAPRKQLATKAARKSAPASGGVKKPHRYRPGTVALREIRRYQKSTELLIRKLPFQRLVREIAQDFKTDLRFQSAAIGALQEASEAYLVGLFEDTNLCAIHAKRVTIMPKDIQLARRIRGERA, from the coding sequence ATGGCCCGCACCAAGCAGACTGCCCGCAAGTCCACAGGGGGGAAAGCCCCACGCAAGCAACTGGCTACCAAGGCCGCTCGCAAATCCGCCCCTGCGTCAGGAGGTGTCAAGAAGCCCCATCGATACCGTCCAGGCACGGTGGCCCTTCGGGAGATCCGTCGTTACCAGAAGTCGACGGAATTGCTCATCCGTAAACTACCCTTCCAGCGGCTTGTAAGGGAGATCGCACAAGACTTCAAGACGGACCTCAGGTTCCAGAGCGCGGCCATCGGGGCGCTGCAGGAGGCCTCTGAGGCCTACCTCGTGGGGCTCTTTGAGGACACTAACTTGTGTGCTATTCATGCCAAGAGGGTCACCATCATGCCCAAAGACATCCAGCTGGCAAGACGCATCCGAGGAGAAAGGGCGTAA